A window from Candidatus Arthromitus sp. SFB-rat-Yit encodes these proteins:
- a CDS encoding DegV family protein — MDKIKIITDSTCDLSKDTIEKLDIEVIPLNVNIDSKSYVDGVDITFEELNKIILECEDFPTTSQPNPDVFKEVYEKYLTKGYKIISIHISSKSSFTCQSALIAKDILETQDIAIYDSLNLSGGLGMIVTEAAEMVKDGYEFEEICKNIECTIPKINSIAIVRDISNLLMSGRVNKMIGKISKIICMKPVIGIIDGKIVLLGGIIRKKKILEYLIKFLENGNLDENSKIYIMNSNCNELVELFKNYLDNKKYKYYIIDIGCVVGAYSGGKSIGVFVKCV; from the coding sequence TTGGATAAAATAAAAATTATTACAGATAGTACATGTGATTTGTCTAAGGATACTATAGAAAAATTAGATATTGAGGTTATTCCTTTAAATGTTAATATAGATTCTAAATCTTATGTAGATGGTGTTGATATAACTTTTGAAGAATTAAATAAGATAATTTTAGAATGTGAAGATTTTCCCACTACATCTCAGCCTAATCCAGATGTGTTTAAAGAGGTATATGAGAAGTATTTAACAAAGGGATATAAAATTATATCTATACACATATCAAGTAAATCAAGTTTTACATGTCAATCAGCACTTATTGCAAAAGATATACTCGAAACTCAAGATATAGCTATTTATGATAGTTTGAATTTAAGCGGTGGACTTGGGATGATTGTTACTGAGGCAGCTGAAATGGTTAAAGATGGATATGAGTTTGAAGAAATTTGTAAAAATATTGAATGTACAATACCTAAAATAAATAGCATTGCTATAGTTAGGGATATAAGTAATTTACTTATGTCAGGAAGAGTTAATAAAATGATAGGTAAAATTTCTAAGATCATTTGTATGAAACCTGTTATTGGAATTATAGATGGGAAAATTGTTTTATTAGGAGGTATAATAAGGAAGAAGAAGATATTAGAGTATTTAATTAAATTTTTAGAGAATGGAAATTTAGACGAAAATAGTAAAATTTATATAATGAACTCTAATTGTAATGAATTGGTAGAACTTTTTAAAAATTATCTTGATAATAAGAAATACAAATATTATATTATAGATATAGGATGTGTGGTTGGTGCCTATAGTGGAGGTAAAAGTATAGGCGTTTTTGTAAAATGTGTATAG
- a CDS encoding tRNA (cytidine(34)-2'-O)-methyltransferase, with product MNFNIVLFEPEKPLNTGNIGRTCVLTNSKLHLIKPFNFSLDDKSVRRAGLDYWVDVDLYLYENFYDFYKKYKEHNIYICTTKGRKLYTDVSFKREDCFLFGKESRGLPTEIMDIIKDENKIRIPMINTTTRSLNVANTANIVLYEALRQVGFPGMK from the coding sequence ATGAATTTTAATATAGTATTATTTGAGCCTGAAAAACCTTTAAATACTGGGAATATAGGAAGAACGTGCGTTCTTACAAATTCAAAATTACATTTAATAAAACCATTTAATTTTTCGTTAGACGATAAGAGTGTTAGAAGGGCTGGTCTCGATTATTGGGTAGATGTGGATTTATATTTGTATGAAAACTTTTATGATTTTTATAAAAAATATAAGGAACATAATATTTACATATGCACAACTAAGGGAAGAAAACTTTACACGGATGTATCATTTAAGAGAGAGGATTGTTTTTTGTTTGGTAAGGAATCAAGAGGATTACCCACGGAAATAATGGATATAATAAAAGATGAAAATAAGATAAGGATTCCGATGATAAATACCACAACTAGATCTTTAAATGTAGCAAATACAGCCAACATAGTATTATACGAAGCCTTAAGGCAGGTTGGATTTCCTGGTATGAAGTAA